One genomic window of Bacteroidia bacterium includes the following:
- a CDS encoding sensor histidine kinase: IPPEQIKYLFDKNQFVQTKGTANEEGTGLGLKLCKEFIELNNGKIWVESNQGSGSRFYISVPVKQ, encoded by the coding sequence ATCCCCCCTGAACAGATAAAGTATCTTTTTGATAAAAATCAGTTTGTACAAACAAAAGGAACAGCAAATGAAGAAGGAACAGGGCTTGGACTAAAATTGTGCAAAGAATTTATTGAACTGAATAACGGAAAGATTTGGGTAGAAAGTAATCAGGGTTCAGGAAGTCGGTTTTATATTTCAGTTCCTGTGAAACAGTAA